Proteins encoded in a region of the Chryseobacterium piperi genome:
- a CDS encoding porin family protein has product MKQRFLTVSSFLLCITCSVEATAQQSPTLHIGVKAGINSTKVSSESSNLEGKYGFGYQAGIMTRMDFSKLYVQGEILFNKRKASYDLKDESSAKMKWNSIDLPVVVGYKIINNKDFNVRAFAGGVYSYAFNENTSAVKSFQDSFKKFDKFNVGITGGIGIDYKNFTMDFRYETGLTSISKEFKSKPHSFSLGIGYFLF; this is encoded by the coding sequence ATGAAACAACGTTTTTTAACAGTAAGCTCATTCTTACTTTGCATAACCTGCTCCGTAGAAGCAACTGCACAACAATCTCCAACTCTTCATATTGGAGTAAAAGCAGGAATAAACTCAACCAAGGTATCCTCTGAGTCTAGTAACCTCGAAGGAAAGTACGGATTCGGATACCAGGCCGGTATTATGACGAGAATGGATTTTAGCAAACTGTATGTACAGGGAGAAATTTTATTCAACAAAAGAAAAGCATCATATGATTTGAAGGACGAAAGCTCAGCAAAAATGAAATGGAATTCCATCGACCTCCCTGTTGTAGTAGGCTATAAAATCATTAATAATAAAGATTTTAATGTCAGAGCATTTGCAGGAGGTGTATATAGCTATGCCTTCAATGAAAATACATCAGCCGTCAAATCTTTTCAGGATAGCTTTAAAAAGTTCGATAAATTCAATGTAGGAATTACCGGCGGTATTGGAATAGATTATAAAAACTTCACTATGGATTTTCGATATGAAACAGGATTGACAAGCATCAGTAAAGAATTTAAATCGAAACCCCATAGCTTCTCTCTGGGAATCGGATATTTCTTGTTCTAA
- a CDS encoding sensor histidine kinase yields MNNLLVLKKHVLITIFWLVFGVAIWIQIQADAGMYNAFIQTAIILTSSYVFAQFLTNDRLPKALISKNMNKFLIEALIVVLILSLIFSLVFTYINIDLITPIPPGFSSHLAVLWKGFYLSIPASLLINGTACGIRFYLEHGKIERDHILLKQAHLENQLKLLQDQINPHLVFNILNHIHILMKSNTELASFLLLKFSDILRYQLYHCNKNEVLLHKDIEYLQNLVEVEKLRWGNELNVKSTWEISNKKNYIAPLLLVPFIENAFKYVCRLPGHQGYIIISCREEGHVLNFYVENSFSNLTSYKKKDGDHGIGLQNVKKRLDLQYPGLHSLDIESAENIYKVTLTLKLSPEYHEQ; encoded by the coding sequence ATGAACAATCTTTTAGTTTTAAAGAAACACGTGTTAATCACAATCTTCTGGCTTGTTTTTGGAGTTGCCATCTGGATACAAATCCAGGCTGATGCCGGAATGTACAACGCTTTCATTCAAACCGCTATCATTCTTACAAGCTCTTATGTTTTTGCTCAATTCCTAACCAACGACAGACTACCTAAAGCACTGATATCTAAGAACATGAACAAATTCCTCATCGAGGCATTGATTGTGGTTCTTATTCTAAGCCTTATATTCTCTCTGGTTTTCACTTATATTAACATCGATCTCATCACCCCCATCCCTCCAGGCTTCTCATCACATCTTGCCGTATTATGGAAAGGCTTTTACCTTTCAATTCCTGCATCATTATTAATCAACGGAACTGCTTGTGGAATAAGATTTTATCTCGAACACGGAAAAATAGAAAGAGATCACATTCTGTTAAAACAAGCCCATTTGGAAAATCAGCTTAAGCTTTTACAGGATCAGATTAATCCTCATCTGGTTTTTAACATCCTTAACCACATTCATATTCTGATGAAATCCAACACAGAACTCGCTTCTTTTCTATTACTAAAGTTCTCTGATATATTACGATATCAACTTTATCATTGCAACAAGAACGAAGTTTTATTACATAAAGACATTGAGTATCTTCAAAATTTAGTAGAAGTCGAAAAACTAAGATGGGGAAATGAACTGAATGTAAAAAGTACATGGGAAATCAGCAACAAAAAAAATTATATCGCCCCTCTTCTTCTAGTTCCTTTTATTGAAAATGCATTTAAATACGTATGTCGCCTGCCGGGACACCAAGGCTATATTATAATCTCATGCAGAGAAGAAGGCCATGTTCTCAATTTTTATGTTGAAAATTCTTTTTCCAACCTAACCTCTTACAAAAAGAAGGACGGAGACCACGGAATTGGATTGCAAAATGTAAAAAAAAGACTAGATCTTCAATATCCCGGTTTACACTCCTTAGATATAGAATCTGCTGAAAACATCTACAAAGTGACATTAACCTTAAAACTATCTCCGGAATACCATGAACAATAA
- a CDS encoding DUF6268 family outer membrane beta-barrel protein: MKKCPMTVFYCLAHFGCWVNAQSGISGELKTEYIPFSNYIRPEDSMKTDSKSNFKRMDISFNIPLSVKKDTAGKVKTWSLLVNGAYARMSHQNYESKLFPDQMLNAQVGLQHLRPLGGKWSMMITASAGVYTDLENVDFDDVLGQGGVLFIKKFNPHLALGFGPVLTTAFGVPMIMPWIYFDWKTGSKIKFNINFPEGMEGGYQFSDKFALKAIGLSR; the protein is encoded by the coding sequence ATGAAGAAATGTCCTATGACTGTCTTTTATTGCCTGGCGCATTTTGGTTGCTGGGTTAATGCTCAGTCCGGAATATCCGGAGAATTAAAAACGGAATATATTCCCTTTTCCAACTATATCCGCCCGGAGGATAGTATGAAAACAGATTCTAAAAGTAATTTTAAAAGAATGGATATAAGTTTCAATATTCCGTTATCCGTGAAAAAAGATACGGCCGGAAAGGTAAAAACTTGGTCGTTATTGGTCAATGGGGCTTATGCGAGAATGTCTCATCAAAACTATGAAAGTAAGCTATTTCCTGATCAGATGTTGAATGCTCAGGTGGGATTACAGCATTTGCGGCCATTAGGAGGAAAATGGAGTATGATGATTACTGCTTCGGCTGGAGTGTATACGGATCTTGAGAATGTAGATTTTGATGACGTATTGGGGCAGGGTGGGGTTTTATTTATAAAAAAATTCAATCCTCATCTGGCACTTGGTTTTGGACCGGTATTAACGACGGCTTTTGGGGTACCTATGATTATGCCCTGGATTTATTTTGATTGGAAAACAGGGAGTAAGATTAAATTTAATATCAATTTCCCTGAAGGGATGGAAGGCGGATATCAGTTCTCTGATAAATTTGCTTTAAAGGCAATAGGTTTAAGCAGGTAA
- a CDS encoding RCC1 domain-containing protein produces MDETQTTNLIETVVTYQGNTPARAKKLAAAGLYAATYLDAYRNNYVYGMGLQSSNQLGSLTTSSNYPTLILGRSCKDITMGRYNGMAVTTNGELWVWGQNTYGKNGTGNTNQVAAPRQVGLPGGVKVQKVKTGQYNSLALGEDNQLYVTGYSGYGILGNGTTSGDANQFLKIDFFNGMQIVDMDVFVYGAIAVTNDGNVYVWGLNGGGNRRVGLPASFGTVSTPTLLNPYFTLNSGEKVIKVLTDDYSNYGGGFITDQGRFFGFGYLAYFGGGAVYSAPTNLTPGTLQASEGFTEFTMNNGVALITNQNRLYAAGLNTNGRFGTGNATNLNTVTNITPANLTGVNYGGISLRFNNMYVTTTVTNRYVLYGAGQGVYRQLGRLNEAGSQTLVVVFEDQ; encoded by the coding sequence ATGGATGAAACACAAACAACTAACTTGATTGAAACTGTAGTAACTTATCAAGGAAATACCCCTGCAAGAGCAAAAAAACTCGCTGCTGCCGGTCTTTACGCCGCCACTTACCTGGACGCTTACAGAAACAATTACGTTTATGGAATGGGACTTCAGTCTTCCAACCAATTAGGTAGCTTAACTACTTCTTCAAATTATCCCACTCTTATTCTAGGCCGCTCTTGTAAAGATATCACTATGGGGCGATACAATGGAATGGCTGTTACGACCAATGGAGAACTATGGGTATGGGGACAAAATACCTATGGAAAAAATGGGACCGGGAATACCAATCAAGTAGCTGCCCCACGCCAGGTAGGATTACCCGGCGGAGTTAAAGTTCAGAAAGTGAAAACCGGACAATACAATTCTCTTGCCCTTGGAGAAGATAACCAACTTTACGTAACAGGGTATAGTGGCTACGGGATCCTGGGCAATGGCACAACATCTGGCGATGCCAACCAGTTTTTGAAAATCGATTTTTTTAATGGGATGCAAATTGTAGATATGGACGTATTTGTCTATGGAGCTATAGCGGTAACAAATGATGGCAATGTCTATGTTTGGGGACTTAATGGTGGCGGAAACAGAAGAGTCGGACTTCCCGCTTCTTTTGGAACAGTCTCAACACCAACCCTTCTTAATCCTTACTTCACTTTAAATTCCGGAGAAAAAGTCATCAAAGTACTGACAGATGATTATTCAAATTATGGAGGGGGATTCATTACAGACCAGGGGAGATTCTTTGGCTTTGGTTACCTCGCCTATTTTGGAGGTGGCGCCGTATACTCCGCCCCAACCAACTTAACTCCCGGCACCCTTCAAGCTTCCGAAGGCTTTACAGAGTTCACTATGAATAATGGTGTTGCCTTAATCACGAATCAAAATAGGTTATATGCCGCAGGACTAAATACCAACGGCCGTTTTGGAACAGGAAATGCCACCAATTTAAATACCGTTACCAATATCACTCCCGCCAATCTTACAGGAGTTAACTATGGCGGAATCAGTTTAAGGTTTAATAATATGTACGTCACAACAACCGTTACCAACCGGTATGTTTTATATGGAGCGGGACAAGGTGTTTACAGACAATTAGGAAGACTCAATGAGGCAGGATCACAAACTCTGGTTGTCGTATTTGAAGACCAGTAG
- the istB gene encoding IS21-like element helper ATPase IstB: MNQATLEKMKHLKLHGMHRAFSTTMETGSISYTNDELIAYLIESEYDDRESRKVERLITTAKFRYRTFMEEITASSSRNIDKNTIGRLSSCDFISQKQNILITGSTGVGKSFIATTIGYKACTMGYKVMYFSINKLFSKLKMAKADGSYLKEIDRIEKQDLIILDDFGLQSLDNLKRQDFMEIIEDRHGKRSTIIASQLPVSAWHEVIAEQTIADAILDRMVHNSLRIDLKGESMRRKKADQKISSE; this comes from the coding sequence ATGAATCAGGCAACATTAGAAAAAATGAAACATTTAAAGCTCCACGGGATGCACAGGGCGTTTTCCACAACAATGGAAACAGGAAGTATCTCCTATACCAATGATGAACTTATAGCCTACTTGATTGAATCCGAGTATGACGACAGGGAAAGCAGAAAGGTAGAAAGATTGATTACCACAGCTAAGTTCAGATACAGGACATTTATGGAAGAGATTACGGCCTCTTCTTCCAGAAATATTGATAAGAATACTATTGGAAGATTATCTTCCTGCGATTTTATATCACAGAAACAGAATATTCTTATTACCGGCAGTACAGGAGTTGGAAAAAGTTTTATCGCAACTACCATTGGATACAAAGCCTGTACAATGGGATATAAAGTCATGTACTTCAGCATCAACAAACTCTTCTCAAAGCTTAAGATGGCTAAGGCAGACGGATCTTACCTTAAAGAGATAGACCGAATAGAAAAGCAGGATCTTATTATCCTTGATGATTTTGGATTACAATCCCTGGATAATCTTAAACGTCAGGATTTTATGGAGATTATAGAAGACAGACACGGAAAACGTTCCACTATTATTGCTTCGCAACTGCCTGTAAGTGCCTGGCATGAAGTCATTGCGGAACAAACAATAGCCGATGCAATACTTGACAGAATGGTTCACAACTCCCTGAGAATAGACCTTAAAGGAGAATCGATGAGAAGAAAAAAAGCTGATCAGAAAATCAGCTCAGAGTAA
- the istA gene encoding IS21 family transposase translates to MIPEQIDHGIPEQIDHQKKVRKRVLNNLAKKYQMANKRIDMLNIKQLLRLYTQGVSKLRISKQLGISRNTAKKYISLFHEHQLTYDELIELSDEDLDDLFETPPTDIRDKANIKKQLESLFPYISKELKRVGVTRYLLWEEYIDKYPSGYQYSRFCHHYREWCKKVNPSMHIEHKAGDKLFVDYTGKKLHIINKETGEQQEVEVFVSILGASGMTFVEATRTQGKEDFLGSLTKTLHYYGGVPAAIVTDNLRTAVKKSHKYEPVITDSLLDFASHYSTTILPTRTYHPKDKALVENAVRIVYTRIFAPLRKDHFFSLEALNKAIENLLEGYNEAPMKRKKYSRADVFREVERHALSPLPAMMYQLKHSARATVHKTSHVYLSKDQHYYSVPFSYIGKKVNIIFSKNTVEIYYDQRRIAFHNRILAKYQYTTVKEHMPSSYQFMTEWNPSRFISWGRSVGEYCEQYIIKILEKKQHPEQSYKTCLGILSLSKKIGNIRLDNACKRALGYEKYSLAMIKSILERGLDNLTDDDAFFEEKKLPKHKNIRGGKYYQ, encoded by the coding sequence TTGATTCCTGAGCAAATTGACCATGGTATTCCTGAGCAAATTGACCACCAAAAAAAAGTCAGAAAACGTGTCTTGAATAACTTAGCCAAAAAATACCAAATGGCTAACAAAAGAATAGACATGTTGAACATTAAACAATTATTACGATTATACACCCAGGGGGTAAGTAAATTGCGGATAAGCAAACAACTGGGTATCTCACGCAATACTGCTAAAAAGTATATCAGCCTGTTCCATGAACACCAGCTTACATATGACGAGCTGATAGAGCTGAGTGATGAAGATTTAGATGATTTATTCGAGACTCCGCCAACCGATATAAGGGATAAGGCCAATATTAAAAAACAACTTGAATCGTTGTTTCCTTACATATCCAAAGAACTAAAACGTGTTGGGGTCACCCGTTATCTGCTATGGGAAGAATACATAGATAAATACCCTTCAGGCTACCAATATTCCCGCTTTTGCCATCATTACCGGGAATGGTGTAAAAAGGTGAACCCTTCCATGCATATTGAACATAAGGCTGGGGATAAACTTTTTGTGGATTATACAGGAAAAAAACTTCACATTATTAATAAAGAAACAGGAGAACAACAGGAAGTTGAGGTCTTCGTATCCATACTTGGAGCCAGTGGCATGACCTTCGTAGAAGCTACAAGAACCCAGGGGAAAGAAGATTTTCTTGGAAGTCTTACCAAAACCCTGCATTATTATGGAGGAGTTCCCGCAGCTATTGTTACCGATAACCTGCGTACAGCCGTAAAAAAGAGCCATAAGTACGAACCTGTCATCACTGATTCTCTTCTGGATTTTGCTTCCCACTATAGCACTACAATACTTCCTACGCGTACCTATCATCCCAAGGATAAGGCTTTGGTTGAAAATGCGGTACGCATTGTGTATACCCGCATTTTTGCTCCATTGCGTAAAGATCACTTCTTTAGCCTGGAAGCATTGAACAAAGCTATAGAAAACCTGCTGGAAGGATATAATGAAGCTCCCATGAAAAGAAAGAAGTATTCCAGGGCTGATGTTTTCCGTGAGGTTGAAAGACATGCATTATCCCCACTACCAGCTATGATGTACCAGCTCAAGCATTCTGCACGTGCTACCGTTCATAAGACCAGCCATGTATATTTAAGTAAAGACCAGCATTATTACAGTGTTCCGTTCAGCTATATTGGTAAAAAAGTAAACATTATTTTTAGTAAAAATACAGTCGAGATTTACTATGACCAGCGCAGAATAGCATTCCATAACAGAATCCTGGCTAAATATCAGTATACGACTGTAAAAGAACATATGCCTTCATCTTATCAGTTTATGACTGAATGGAATCCCTCCCGGTTTATCTCTTGGGGAAGGTCTGTCGGGGAATATTGTGAGCAGTACATCATCAAAATCCTGGAAAAGAAACAGCATCCTGAGCAGTCCTATAAAACCTGCCTGGGAATCCTTTCATTATCAAAAAAGATCGGCAACATAAGACTTGACAATGCCTGTAAAAGAGCGTTGGGATATGAAAAATACAGCCTTGCCATGATTAAAAGTATTCTGGAAAGAGGGCTGGATAATCTAACCGATGACGATGCATTTTTTGAAGAAAAGAAACTGCCTAAACACAAAAACATAAGGGGCGGAAAATACTATCAGTAA
- a CDS encoding RCC1 domain-containing protein, with amino-acid sequence MTENEVAIMIENETKYDGNVPSRATKVAAVDYYAATYIDPYRDNYVYGMGAGTYNQLGALGASTYYPSLVLGRSCKDITMGYYNGMAITNNGELWVWGLNTNGKNGTGNTTTVASPRQVGLPGGIKVKKVQTGRNNTLALGEDNQLYVTGSNTYGILGNGKRSGQALTFTKIDFFNGMEIVDMDVNIYGAIAVASNGNVYVWGYNYTTYRVLGLPTNTGYVLTPVLLNPHFTLASGEKVVKVSMDDLSTLGGGFITDQGRFFAFSNISNYGGGSGYQAPTNLTPSTLQTGERFTKFSMNNGVGLITNQNRIYGAGLNYGSRFGTGNANTLSTLTNITPANLADLQYSGISLGYNNMYLTLSNKRFVLYGAGSSKQLGKLNEGGKTTLSVVFEK; translated from the coding sequence ATGACTGAAAATGAGGTAGCCATCATGATAGAAAATGAAACAAAATATGATGGGAATGTTCCTTCCAGAGCAACTAAGGTAGCTGCAGTTGATTATTATGCTGCTACCTACATAGATCCTTATAGAGATAACTATGTATACGGGATGGGAGCTGGCACCTATAACCAATTAGGAGCCTTAGGAGCTTCCACCTATTATCCATCTCTTGTTTTAGGGCGTTCTTGTAAAGATATTACAATGGGATACTACAATGGAATGGCTATTACCAATAATGGGGAACTATGGGTATGGGGACTCAATACCAACGGAAAAAACGGAACAGGGAATACTACTACAGTAGCTTCTCCACGACAAGTAGGCCTGCCCGGCGGAATTAAAGTCAAAAAAGTACAAACTGGACGCAACAACACCCTTGCCCTCGGAGAAGACAATCAACTTTATGTAACAGGATCTAACACTTATGGAATTTTAGGAAATGGGAAAAGATCAGGCCAGGCTCTTACATTTACAAAAATTGATTTCTTCAATGGAATGGAAATCGTGGATATGGATGTAAATATTTATGGCGCGATTGCTGTAGCGAGCAACGGAAATGTATATGTATGGGGATATAATTACACTACATACAGAGTACTTGGACTTCCTACCAACACTGGCTACGTTTTAACTCCTGTTCTTCTCAACCCTCATTTTACTTTAGCTTCCGGAGAAAAAGTAGTAAAAGTATCTATGGATGACCTCTCAACACTCGGAGGCGGCTTCATCACTGATCAGGGAAGATTCTTTGCTTTTAGCAACATTAGTAATTATGGAGGCGGCAGCGGATATCAGGCGCCAACAAACTTAACTCCTAGTACCCTTCAAACAGGCGAGCGTTTTACAAAGTTTTCTATGAATAATGGCGTTGGCTTAATCACCAATCAAAATAGAATATATGGAGCAGGGCTCAATTATGGTAGTCGTTTTGGAACTGGAAATGCTAATACCCTAAGCACTCTTACTAATATAACTCCTGCTAATCTTGCTGACCTTCAGTATAGTGGAATTAGCTTAGGATACAACAATATGTACCTTACCCTCTCTAACAAACGATTTGTTCTTTATGGAGCAGGATCTTCTAAACAATTAGGGAAACTCAATGAAGGTGGAAAAACTACTCTAAGTGTTGTATTTGAAAAATAA
- the thiL gene encoding thiamine-phosphate kinase, which translates to MFEDKSQELTPISKLGEFGLIKHLTEHFPLSNESSELGVGDDAAVINPGNKKVVLTTDVLAEGVHFNLGYVPLKHLGYKAVVVNLSDIAAMNATPTQILVSLAVSNRFPVEALEELYSGIQAACARYKVDLIGGDTTSSNAGLVMSITAVGIEEEENLVKRSGAKPNDLLVVSGDLGGAYMGLQILEREHAVFLADPNMQPEMEGFDYILERQLKPEARTDIKTILKELDIKPTSMIDISDGLASEILHLSDQSKVGFRLYEEKVPMDSLTISTADEMNLNPVMTALSGGEDYELLFTISPNDFDKIKNHPDFTIIGHAVEKEEGNFMVARGSNQLVALTAQGWDAFLGSQQGE; encoded by the coding sequence ATGTTTGAAGATAAATCTCAGGAATTAACGCCCATCTCTAAATTAGGAGAATTTGGCCTGATTAAACATTTAACAGAACACTTTCCTTTATCCAACGAATCTTCGGAGCTTGGAGTAGGAGATGATGCAGCAGTGATTAACCCCGGAAATAAAAAAGTAGTCCTTACCACGGATGTTTTAGCTGAGGGAGTTCACTTTAATTTAGGGTATGTTCCCTTAAAACACTTAGGGTATAAGGCTGTTGTTGTAAATCTTAGTGATATTGCTGCGATGAATGCTACACCAACACAAATCTTGGTTTCTCTTGCTGTTTCAAACCGTTTCCCGGTAGAGGCTTTAGAAGAGCTTTATTCAGGAATCCAGGCAGCTTGTGCACGTTATAAAGTGGATCTGATCGGTGGTGATACGACCAGTTCAAATGCAGGATTGGTAATGAGTATTACGGCTGTAGGAATTGAAGAGGAGGAAAACCTGGTAAAGAGAAGCGGTGCAAAGCCGAATGATCTTCTGGTTGTAAGTGGTGATTTGGGAGGTGCATACATGGGACTTCAGATTTTAGAAAGAGAACATGCTGTTTTCTTGGCAGATCCAAATATGCAGCCTGAGATGGAGGGGTTTGATTATATTCTGGAAAGACAATTAAAACCGGAAGCTAGAACCGATATCAAAACCATCTTAAAAGAGCTGGATATCAAACCGACTTCTATGATTGATATATCTGATGGATTAGCCTCTGAAATTTTACACCTGTCAGATCAATCAAAAGTTGGTTTCAGATTGTATGAAGAGAAAGTTCCAATGGACAGCCTTACCATTTCTACTGCTGACGAAATGAATCTGAATCCTGTAATGACGGCATTAAGCGGAGGTGAAGATTATGAATTATTGTTTACAATTTCGCCGAATGACTTTGATAAGATTAAGAATCATCCTGATTTTACCATTATAGGGCATGCTGTAGAAAAAGAAGAAGGTAATTTTATGGTGGCTAGAGGATCCAATCAGCTTGTTGCTTTAACAGCACAAGGGTGGGATGCTTTTTTAGGAAGCCAGCAAGGTGAATAG
- a CDS encoding acyl-CoA thioesterase: MIFYHTFEVRWSDLDANKHLANSSYVQYCAQARMAFMTKEKMGITQLSRWGIGPVMLHERYSFFKEIYADQTVIVSVEIDGCSEDSSIYRFLHKFYTPDGMHCATSEATGVWIDMMLRKMTTPPDDVIEAMNKYKTAETEILTREDFKKFPFHPQNIDPSEFTK; encoded by the coding sequence ATGATATTCTACCATACATTCGAAGTGCGTTGGAGCGATCTTGATGCCAACAAGCACTTAGCTAATTCATCTTATGTACAGTATTGTGCGCAAGCCAGAATGGCTTTTATGACTAAAGAGAAAATGGGAATTACCCAATTAAGCAGATGGGGAATAGGTCCCGTAATGCTACATGAAAGATATTCTTTCTTCAAGGAAATCTATGCTGACCAGACCGTGATCGTAAGTGTAGAAATAGACGGATGTTCAGAAGACTCTTCTATTTACCGTTTTCTGCATAAATTCTATACTCCGGACGGAATGCATTGTGCAACTTCGGAAGCAACGGGAGTGTGGATCGATATGATGCTGAGAAAAATGACAACTCCACCGGATGATGTTATAGAAGCTATGAATAAGTATAAAACAGCTGAAACAGAAATTTTAACAAGAGAGGACTTTAAAAAGTTTCCTTTCCATCCGCAGAATATTGATCCGTCAGAATTTACTAAGTAG